In Thermoplasmata archaeon, the genomic stretch CCTGCGTCTCGAGGCCGCCGCCGAGCAGCTCGTCGAGGGCCTTCGAGCACGTCGTGAGCTTCGCGACGGACTTACGCCGCTCCAGGATCACGTCCCCGGTCTCGAAGCCGCCGATGTCGACGGCCTCCCGGGCCGCGATGATGATCTTCTGGGCAACGTTCGTACCGATTTCGGCGGCGTCCGCGACCATCGTGGGCGAGGCGACTGCCAGTCCCATCAGGTCCGTGAACCCGGCCTCGCGCAGCTTCTCCGCCGTCGCGGGGCCTACCCCGGGAAGTTCCTCGATCGACTTGACCGCACTGACCGCAATGGCCACCTTTTCACCCTTCTTCTCATCCTTGGCCATCCTTAAGGCGGTAACACAGGGGGGTGGGTGAAACTATCGTTTTTTGAGGCACCCGATGCGGTGCGAATTGGACTCGGCTCGCGGCCGGCGAAGAGCCACAATCGTGTTCCATAGCGGAGGCCAGCGTAGTCCGGAATTGCCTGGTACGTCGTGGATTCGGCCGGGAGACAAGCCAAAATCGATCCTCTGTGGGACAGAGTCGCTTTGCCTCGCAGAGAATCGAGTTCGACCTATCGCGGGACCTCTTTCCATCTCGGCATGAAACCTCAACGCAGCGAAATCGGTACGAAAGGCAATGCCGCGCTTGTGAACGTGCCTCGCTTCGCCATCACCCGATGGCGGGCGGCGATGGGGCTCATGGGCTCGGGGCTCGCGACGTCCGGGATCGGGCTCGCCTGGGACTTCTACGTTCACGAAGTCGCGAGGGACGCGGGAGAAGTGGAGTCGATCTTCGCGACACCCCACCTGGTCATCTTCGCGGGGATCGGGATCACGGCCCTCGGATTCCTGGTGTCCCTCGTCGGCGTGCGATTCCGCGGGAGCCCGTCGGTCGAGACGGCGTAGCGGCCGTGCGCGGTCGCCGTGAGCTCCCCAGGCCCCGGCCCTCTGAGCCGCAGAGAACCGATGTCGGCTTGTGTCCCGGGGCCCTTTCCCTCCTCATGAACGCCAAATCGCACGAGACCGAGACGCTCTCGCCCCGCGACGCCGTGTCGGAAATCCGGCGGATCGAGGGACTTCACGACGCCCTCGGAAAGCGCGCGAGCGGACTCACGTGGATGATTTGGGGCGTGATCGCGCCGGCGATCTTCGTCAGCTACAGCCTCCTCGGCATCGTCGCAAGTTTCCCATCGGAGGTTGGCGCGAACCACGCGCTGGCGCCGCTGTTCCCCCTCCTCTGGATGCCGTGGGCCGCCCTTGGATTGGCCGCCACCGCGACCCTGTGGCGCTCCGTGGGTCTCGTCCTACCGGTTCGCTCGACCCGGATGCGGGAAGGGATCGTCTCGGGCGTCATCATCGTCGCCCTCATCTTCGCGGGGTTCGTCGCGATCGCCCTCACCCGAGCGCCCATCGTGGAGCTCGCCTGGGTCCTCATGGCGCAGGGCTTGGGCCTGACCGTCGTCGGGCTCCTTGGGCTCAACTGCAACGACGTGACCGAGCGGCGGCTCTGGGTCCTTGGGGGCATCCTCCTCCTGGTGACGAGCCTGATCGGCAGCCTCGTCCTCGGCGGGGACATCTCGCAGGCCCGCCAGTCCTTCATGGTCATCTCCCCCCTCGCGAGCTCCCTCGTGCTGTTCGGAGGCGGAGTCTACCTCACCCGACGCGCCTGAGGTCGGCGATCGTGTGGCGTTGCCCAGCTTGGACCCGGTGATCCACCAGGCCACGCGCCTGCGCATCATGACCCTCCTGTTCCGGAACCGAACCGCTGCGTTCACGTGGGCACGAGACACGCTCGGGCTGACGGACGGCAACTTGGACACGCATGCGACACGGCTCGAGGAGGCGGGCTATATCCTCAGGGGACGCGTCCTTACGACCGCGGGCTTCCAAGTCCGCCTGCGCATCACCTCGGAAGGCGACGTAGCGTTTCGCGCCTACCTCGAAGCCTTGCGCGCCTACTTTCTCACGGAGCCGGTCGAGCCGCACGTCGAAGGCGGTGTCCCGCCCTCCGCACCGTCGTGAGCGTGCACGCGGGACACGGGACACATTTCTCTTCAGGTGACGACGAGCTCCGCATCGGCGTCCGACGTCGCGAGGAACGTGCCGTGGACAATCCGGGCGGTGGACGAGTCGACCGTGAAGTGAACGAGGACCGTTGCGCGCAGCACAGGCGGGGACCCGCCGTCGCTGGACAGACAGACCAGTTGCGCGACGATCGTGAGTGCCGTTTGCGGCCTCGGCGCGAGGTGGTTGACGAAGTCGCAGCTCACCCGTGACGTGTCTTGGGACATCCCCGAGCCGAGCTGGTCCACCCAGCCGTTCTCGAAATCCCATCGCGCGGCGGTCGCGAGGGTCACGCACCATGCGCGCCCCCGCACTGAAACCGGGCCTCGAACCCGCGAATCGTCGACAGGTCTACGCCGTCCAGGCGCAGAATAGGCGTCCGATCGGATTCGGGCGCGGGAGCCGAGCCTACAAAACTGGCCAAGACGGCTACGGCGAGGAAGACGGGCACTGCGAATCGCATGACGGTCAGAGGAGCCGAGCCCCTCTGATCCCTGATAGCCTAGAGCATCGATAAGCCTGTGGCGTGCGCGCGGGGACGCCGACTCATTCAGGGCTCAATCGGGGAGGACGGCTCGGGGCCCGCGGTGGCCTCCGCCGGCTCCCTCTCGGTGTGGCCGCGCCAGCCCGAGGCGACCCGCAAGTACAGGAATACGGGCTCCCCGAGGCGGGTGATCATCAGGCCCTTGTGCGTCAGCGTGTACCGGCTGGCCGTGGGACGCGCGGTCGCCGAGGAGCGCTGGACGAGCCCCGCCCTCTCGAGCTCCCGGAGCTTCGCGCTCAGGACGGGGCGCGTGATTCGACCCAACGCCTTCTTGATCTGCAGGAAGGAGGCGGACCGGTCGAAGTGGATGATCGCCAGGATCTCGAGGGACCACTTCCCAAAGATGGTGCGGACGATCCGGAGGTTCCGGCGGATCGTGTCGTCGATGTCCACGTCGGGTCGTGCGCCGGTCCACCGGTAGACGTCTTGGGAGAACCGCGCGCAGGTCTCGGCGAGCACGGTAAACCGGTCCATCAGGTCTCGGAAGAGCTCATCGTCGGACCGCTCCTCGGGAAGGCGGGAGGCCGGCGGCGCCTCATCGCCAATCGGCCCAGGGACGCGGGCTTTCCGCGCGGGGTGCGCGTCGGATTCGGTGTCTGCCGGGGCTGGCTCTGGCACGGCCTCGACCCACAAACTTCGGGTATTTGGGCGTAACGTTTACGCCCTGCGGCGTCCGATTCGGTACGCGTCCACGGGCCTTTTGCGGCCGCGCGCGCCTCCAGGGAATGGCTTCCCCGATTGCGGCGGAGACGTTTTCCCATGGCAACGCCATGGCCCGCCGGATGCCCGAACGCCTCTCGTTCGACCGAGTGGCAACTATCTACGACGAGACGCGCGGCCTGCCGCCTCGAATCCTGTCGCGAGTCCTCGGCGTCCTCGTCGACGAGCTCCGCGGCAAGCGCGTCCTGGAGGTCGGCGTGGGGACGGGGCGGTTCGCGGTCCCGCTGCAGAAGAGCGGCATCGACCTCGTCGGCATCGACATCTCCCATGCGATGGTCGATCTCGGCTTGGCGAAAGGCCTGCGGAACGTCATCTTCGCGGACGCGGCCCGGCTCCCCTTCCCCGCGCGGGCGTTCGACGTCGCGACGTCGAATCACGTACTCCACCTCATCGCCGATTGGAGGGACGTCTTGCGGGAGATCGCGCGCGTGACCGCGGAGACGTACTTCAGCGTCATCGGCCGCTCCAGCGGTCCCGACCTGAACCGGGAGTACCACGCCCTCGTGGAGGACGGCGGGTTCCACTGGCAGCCGCCCGGGCTCCACGAGAGAAAGCTGCCCGAGCGGCTCAAACCCGACCTCGTGATGCCGGTCGGGCCGTTCCCGGAGAGGCTCCCGGCGGACCGCGCGATCGCGGAGATCGAGCAACGCGCGTTCACGACGCAGTGGGAGGTCCCGGAGGAGCTGCACCGCGACGCCGTGCGGGCGCTGCGGAAGCGGTGGGGCGGGAAGGAGCTCACGTGGACCACGACGTACGAGATCGCGTCGTGGGACGTCTCCCGGCTCGCGGGCATCCCCGAGGCCGAGGACGGTCAGAGGCCCTGAGCCCCCGCGAAGACCACGAGCGCTTCCTTCTCGAGGAAGTGCAACGCCCCCGGGACCACGAGGCAGTGCGGGGGCGGTCCCGCGTCCCAGGCGACCAGCGAGGCGAGAGGGCCCGCGAGGGCGACGGCGTCGGGGGAGCCGATGCGACCGAGGACGCAGGCCAGGGTGTCCGGGCCGATCGCCTCAGTACGGAGATCGACCGCCATGCGCAGGAGGGACGCAATCGCATCGCGCGGCTCGAGGGACGTCCCGTCCTCGCGGACGTCGAGGAGGACGAGCGTGTGGAGACCGGCACGACGGTTCTCCAGGATCGCCTCGAGGGGGCTCGTCGGCGCGAACCCGGGCGACGGCCACGGCACCGTCGTCGTCCGGCCGAACTTGTACGCCTGGAGCCCAAGGGCGCCTGCGGCCGCCGTCAGGATCGAGACGCCATGAACGACCCGCGTACGGATGCCCGCCTTCGCGGCCCGCAGCCGGAGGTCGACGTGGGTCGTCGCGGCCATCGGATCGCCGACGACCAGGAACGCGACGCGACGGGTTGTCGCGGCCTCCAGGATGCCTTTGCCATCTTCGACCTCGGCACGCGAGACCTTTCGAATCGGCTTGTCGACGAGCCGCCCGACCGCTTCGGGCGACGCCCCCGCGAGCCCGGAGGTGTACAACTCGGCGAAGACGACGTCCGCGGCCCGCGCCTCCTCCAATCCGCGAAGGGTGATGCCTTTCTCGTCGTGCAGCCCGAGTCCGATGAAGAGGAGTTCCCCCATCGGGGCGGTGAGCAGGCTGGGGTGTCTATACCTTTTCGACGGTCGGGTCGACGTCGACGCGGGCCGCGGTGAAGACGGGCTCGCCCTCACGACGCTTCCCGGAAACGCGCGAAAATCCTTAACGGAACTTCGGGCATCGCCGCGTCGTGCGAGCGTGGAGCGTCGCGGTGCCACGGGGCCGGGCCGAGGAGATCCGTCGCATGCTCACGGAGCGAGGAGTCCTGATGCAGCATCTCCGCAT encodes the following:
- a CDS encoding winged helix-turn-helix transcriptional regulator; protein product: MPEPAPADTESDAHPARKARVPGPIGDEAPPASRLPEERSDDELFRDLMDRFTVLAETCARFSQDVYRWTGARPDVDIDDTIRRNLRIVRTIFGKWSLEILAIIHFDRSASFLQIKKALGRITRPVLSAKLRELERAGLVQRSSATARPTASRYTLTHKGLMITRLGEPVFLYLRVASGWRGHTEREPAEATAGPEPSSPIEP
- a CDS encoding class I SAM-dependent methyltransferase; this translates as MPERLSFDRVATIYDETRGLPPRILSRVLGVLVDELRGKRVLEVGVGTGRFAVPLQKSGIDLVGIDISHAMVDLGLAKGLRNVIFADAARLPFPARAFDVATSNHVLHLIADWRDVLREIARVTAETYFSVIGRSSGPDLNREYHALVEDGGFHWQPPGLHERKLPERLKPDLVMPVGPFPERLPADRAIAEIEQRAFTTQWEVPEELHRDAVRALRKRWGGKELTWTTTYEIASWDVSRLAGIPEAEDGQRP
- the dph5 gene encoding diphthine synthase produces the protein MGELLFIGLGLHDEKGITLRGLEEARAADVVFAELYTSGLAGASPEAVGRLVDKPIRKVSRAEVEDGKGILEAATTRRVAFLVVGDPMAATTHVDLRLRAAKAGIRTRVVHGVSILTAAAGALGLQAYKFGRTTTVPWPSPGFAPTSPLEAILENRRAGLHTLVLLDVREDGTSLEPRDAIASLLRMAVDLRTEAIGPDTLACVLGRIGSPDAVALAGPLASLVAWDAGPPPHCLVVPGALHFLEKEALVVFAGAQGL
- a CDS encoding transcriptional regulator encodes the protein MALPSLDPVIHQATRLRIMTLLFRNRTAAFTWARDTLGLTDGNLDTHATRLEEAGYILRGRVLTTAGFQVRLRITSEGDVAFRAYLEALRAYFLTEPVEPHVEGGVPPSAPS